A single region of the Candidatus Binatia bacterium genome encodes:
- a CDS encoding TonB-dependent receptor, producing the protein MRHSALPYAPLTLGLVFVLGTPSAAQPPEAPSSYAESVETQGARGGEEDEVDAAGAQAERLESSGHVPGISRRQAKAVEEIVVQARKRQEFLEDTPVSVTALSENALRESGVERLDDIQTLVPNLTFQTDNTGAQSNIRIRGVGTSSTEIAFDPGVGVYVDGVFLPRALGTLVNIVDVQQVEVLRGPQGTLFGKNTVGGAINITTVKPSNELAGFAMVRPGNFNSIDTRFTLNIPILDDLLLMRTSFASRNTPGYSYNSFRDEYLNGHNSLAFLGALRFLPHDDVTIDLTGTWSRDHNNGIAQRCVVGNPDSPLSSLLPPGSPEACSETTPFETTSNLAALTDLESYGAWMVADWDVGEVPFMGDISVKSLTSWRQQNPRTRFDVDGTDFIIVQLSNVGGGAPLDGTPGFQRQIMQEGQLNGSALDDRLNYVAGAFGFWEKGNGGDRVTYVLPPGQGNPIALNQQSLQTVSIDNWTWALYGQATYDVLDWLSLTGGIRYTQDKKGLTFESFDVPTGSQTGNEAGDKVFQAWTPMGSIAATLPEDLISDTPLDHVMGYFTYSEGFKGGGFNGVATGTSSGSTVGSGVAFAYGPETLDNFEIGLKLIGFDQRATLNTSFFIGKYDDIQVTQIRDTGTGPDGAPTISRITDNAATATTKGFEIELLTTPTDGLLIMGNVGYTDATYDDFSEGLSDYDGNPLDRSGDRFLFTPRLQTFLAAQYSFAMPGLDGSPMSGWFTPRVEWAYVSSVQWLGPEVPEATQSGYNLLNARFSYDFMDDRAQVALWAKNLLNVAYFTNVTPTVSTVGFLTRAYAAPRTYGAELSWRF; encoded by the coding sequence ATGCGACACTCGGCCCTACCCTACGCGCCGCTGACCCTTGGTCTCGTGTTCGTCCTCGGCACGCCCTCCGCGGCGCAGCCGCCCGAAGCGCCTTCGAGCTACGCCGAATCGGTCGAAACGCAGGGGGCACGAGGTGGAGAGGAGGACGAAGTCGACGCGGCCGGCGCGCAGGCGGAACGCCTCGAGTCATCGGGCCACGTGCCCGGCATCTCGCGTCGTCAGGCGAAGGCGGTCGAGGAGATCGTCGTCCAGGCCCGAAAGAGGCAGGAGTTCCTCGAGGACACTCCGGTCTCCGTGACGGCCCTCTCCGAGAACGCCCTGCGCGAATCCGGCGTCGAGCGCCTCGACGACATCCAGACGCTCGTACCCAACCTGACCTTCCAGACGGACAACACCGGGGCGCAGAGCAACATCCGGATCCGCGGCGTCGGAACGTCGTCGACCGAGATCGCCTTCGACCCCGGCGTGGGCGTCTACGTCGATGGAGTCTTCCTCCCGCGCGCCCTCGGCACGCTCGTCAACATCGTGGACGTGCAACAGGTCGAGGTCCTACGCGGGCCGCAAGGAACGCTTTTCGGCAAGAACACGGTCGGCGGCGCAATCAACATCACGACGGTCAAGCCATCAAATGAGCTCGCGGGCTTCGCGATGGTCCGGCCAGGGAACTTCAACAGCATCGATACCCGGTTCACCCTGAACATCCCGATTCTCGACGACCTCCTCCTCATGCGAACCTCCTTCGCCTCGAGGAACACACCCGGCTACTCTTACAACTCGTTCCGGGACGAGTACCTGAACGGTCACAACTCCCTGGCGTTCCTGGGCGCCCTCCGGTTCCTGCCGCACGACGACGTCACGATCGATCTCACGGGAACCTGGAGCCGCGATCACAACAACGGCATCGCCCAACGGTGCGTGGTTGGGAACCCCGATTCGCCTCTCTCGTCGTTGCTACCCCCGGGGTCTCCCGAGGCGTGCAGCGAGACGACGCCGTTCGAGACGACCTCGAACCTGGCCGCCCTCACCGATCTCGAGAGCTACGGCGCCTGGATGGTCGCGGATTGGGACGTGGGCGAGGTGCCATTCATGGGCGACATCTCCGTGAAGTCGCTCACGTCGTGGCGCCAACAGAACCCTCGAACGCGCTTTGACGTCGACGGCACGGACTTCATCATCGTGCAACTCTCCAACGTCGGTGGCGGCGCGCCGCTCGACGGCACGCCCGGGTTCCAACGCCAGATCATGCAAGAGGGACAGTTGAACGGGTCGGCGCTCGACGATCGACTCAACTACGTCGCGGGCGCCTTCGGTTTCTGGGAGAAGGGAAACGGCGGTGACCGCGTCACGTACGTGCTGCCGCCCGGCCAGGGCAACCCCATCGCCCTCAACCAGCAGTCCCTCCAAACCGTAAGTATCGACAACTGGACGTGGGCGCTCTACGGCCAGGCCACGTACGACGTGCTCGACTGGCTGAGCCTCACCGGCGGCATCCGCTACACGCAAGACAAGAAGGGCCTCACGTTCGAGTCCTTCGACGTCCCGACCGGCAGTCAGACCGGCAACGAAGCAGGCGACAAGGTCTTCCAGGCATGGACGCCGATGGGCAGCATCGCCGCGACCCTTCCCGAGGACCTCATCTCCGACACGCCGCTCGACCACGTGATGGGCTACTTCACGTACTCGGAGGGGTTCAAGGGTGGTGGCTTCAACGGCGTCGCCACCGGCACCAGTTCCGGCTCCACCGTTGGGTCCGGAGTCGCCTTCGCCTACGGTCCTGAAACTCTCGACAACTTCGAGATCGGCCTAAAGCTGATCGGCTTCGACCAACGTGCAACCCTCAACACGTCGTTCTTCATCGGGAAATACGACGACATCCAGGTGACGCAGATCCGCGACACCGGGACTGGACCCGACGGCGCTCCGACCATCTCACGCATCACCGACAATGCGGCAACGGCCACGACCAAGGGCTTCGAGATCGAGCTGCTGACCACACCGACGGACGGCCTTCTCATCATGGGGAACGTCGGCTACACCGACGCGACCTACGACGACTTCTCCGAGGGCCTGAGCGACTACGACGGAAACCCGCTCGATCGCTCGGGCGATCGCTTCCTGTTCACGCCGCGACTGCAGACGTTCCTGGCCGCGCAGTACTCCTTCGCGATGCCCGGACTCGACGGAAGCCCGATGTCGGGTTGGTTCACGCCCCGCGTCGAGTGGGCCTACGTAAGCTCCGTCCAGTGGCTCGGCCCCGAGGTGCCGGAGGCAACGCAGTCGGGCTACAACCTGCTGAACGCACGCTTCTCCTACGATTTCATGGACGACCGCGCTCAGGTCGCGTTGTGGGCGAAGAACCTGCTCAACGTGGCCTACTTCACGAACGTGACGCCCACCGTGTCGACCGTCGGATTCCTCACCCGGGCGTACGCCGCTCCGCGCACGTACGGAGCCGAGCTGTCCTGGAGGTTCTAA
- a CDS encoding helix-turn-helix domain containing protein — MSSDKAASALPSPASTSAQSRIIGAALILFGEHGISGTSLQMIADEIGVTKAAVYHQYSTKGEIVLAVAQVILSALEGAVTAAEAERSMSRGRDVLITGMIDLAVARRRMAGILQRDPVMLRFLSEHEPFRRVMERVYRMLMGGGSGARAQVQVAMLTTAIGGAVIHPLVEKLADKELRSHMQQQAQRLLP; from the coding sequence ATGAGCTCCGACAAGGCCGCGTCGGCCCTGCCCAGCCCGGCGTCCACCAGTGCACAGAGCCGGATCATCGGAGCCGCGCTCATATTGTTCGGCGAGCACGGGATCAGCGGGACCTCACTGCAGATGATCGCGGACGAGATCGGGGTTACGAAGGCCGCCGTCTACCACCAGTACAGCACCAAAGGCGAGATCGTCCTCGCCGTAGCTCAGGTCATCCTGTCGGCATTGGAGGGGGCCGTGACCGCAGCCGAGGCCGAGCGCTCGATGTCGCGAGGACGCGACGTGTTGATCACTGGCATGATCGACTTAGCCGTCGCGCGCCGCCGGATGGCAGGCATCCTCCAGCGCGACCCGGTGATGTTGCGTTTCCTGTCGGAGCACGAGCCCTTCCGGCGAGTGATGGAGCGCGTATACCGCATGCTGATGGGCGGTGGCTCCGGCGCGCGGGCCCAGGTACAGGTCGCCATGCTCACGACCGCCATCGGTGGCGCAGTCATCCACCCTCTCGTCGAGAAGCTCGCCGACAAGGAGCTACGTTCCCACATGCAGCAGCAGGCGCAGAGGCTCCTGCCCTGA
- a CDS encoding TetR/AcrR family transcriptional regulator, with protein MSEPAVSTEGNVPRSPKGAKTRARLVKAAKTVFERDGFLNARISDIASQAGVSHGSFYHYFDSKEEIFREVAEAAESVLTSPPEQTAPPPSSPIERIRRANRRYLEQYRDEARIMGVVEEVSRYDEHVRAVRAETHKHFADRAERNIRQLQDDGRVDAAISPPIAAMALGAMVARFAELWLVQGSAEYQFDEAVDQLTRLWCNALGLEES; from the coding sequence ATGTCGGAGCCCGCCGTTTCGACGGAAGGAAACGTGCCCCGCTCGCCGAAGGGGGCGAAGACCCGGGCGCGGCTGGTCAAGGCGGCCAAGACGGTCTTCGAGCGCGACGGATTCCTGAACGCTCGAATTTCGGACATAGCGAGCCAGGCCGGCGTCTCGCACGGGTCGTTCTACCATTACTTCGACTCGAAGGAGGAGATCTTCCGCGAGGTGGCGGAGGCAGCGGAGAGCGTCCTGACGTCGCCGCCCGAGCAGACCGCGCCTCCGCCTAGCTCTCCGATCGAGCGCATTCGCCGGGCGAACCGACGCTACCTCGAGCAGTACCGCGATGAGGCTCGAATCATGGGTGTCGTCGAGGAGGTCTCCCGATACGACGAGCACGTCCGCGCGGTGCGCGCGGAGACCCATAAGCACTTTGCCGACCGGGCCGAGCGCAACATCCGTCAGCTGCAGGACGACGGTCGGGTCGACGCGGCCATCTCACCGCCGATCGCCGCGATGGCACTCGGAGCAATGGTCGCGCGCTTCGCGGAACTCTGGCTCGTGCAGGGGTCGGCAGAATACCAGTTCGACGAGGCCGTCGATCAGCTGACGCGCCTGTGGTGCAACGCTCTCGGTCTCGAAGAGAGCTGA
- a CDS encoding amidohydrolase family protein — protein MNATNESSPYICITADTHAGASIDTYRGYLEPRYRDEFDEWRGGYRNPSKKKHGGRKTKNWDSAERLSDLKGDGVVGEVLFPNTVPPFYRTAFHIAPPVSHAHYPHALVGTRAHNRWLADFCREAPQRRAGIGLIHLNDIDDAIEDVKWIAENGLRGGVLLPLPSPGEHWLQPLNHPDYDRLWAVIQDCDLPINQHSGQGSPPYCEGQGSKVLWALEMPFYVQRGYTSLIMGGVFERFPGLKYCLTESGCSWAPALLRRMDQLYYSWKAGAIGEIDVAKDPALKEPPSFYARRNCWYGASFPGPREVEGRDFVGKDKILWGNDYPHHEGSYPYSRENMRLAFSQVPEDEVRMMLGENAAKLYNFDLDALRQEANEANITPDLVATPLDEIPEDSTCLAFLRVRAEQAAKSKAARR, from the coding sequence ATGAACGCCACGAACGAATCGTCGCCCTACATCTGCATCACGGCCGACACGCACGCAGGCGCGTCGATCGACACGTATCGCGGCTACCTCGAGCCACGCTATCGCGACGAGTTCGACGAGTGGCGTGGCGGCTACCGAAACCCGTCGAAGAAGAAGCACGGCGGCAGGAAGACGAAGAACTGGGACTCGGCCGAGCGCCTTTCAGACCTGAAGGGCGACGGTGTGGTCGGGGAGGTGCTCTTCCCGAACACGGTTCCTCCCTTCTATCGGACGGCGTTCCACATCGCGCCGCCCGTCTCGCACGCGCACTACCCGCATGCACTCGTGGGTACGCGTGCACACAACCGCTGGCTCGCGGACTTTTGCCGAGAGGCGCCGCAACGTCGTGCCGGGATCGGGCTGATCCACTTGAACGACATCGACGACGCGATCGAAGACGTGAAGTGGATCGCGGAGAACGGGCTGCGGGGCGGAGTCCTCTTGCCCCTTCCGTCGCCCGGTGAGCACTGGCTCCAACCTCTCAACCACCCGGACTACGACCGGCTGTGGGCGGTCATCCAGGACTGTGACCTGCCGATCAACCAACACTCCGGGCAGGGCTCGCCGCCGTACTGCGAAGGGCAGGGGTCGAAGGTGCTCTGGGCGTTGGAGATGCCGTTCTACGTGCAGCGCGGTTACACGAGCCTGATCATGGGTGGCGTGTTCGAGCGCTTCCCCGGATTGAAGTATTGCTTGACGGAATCGGGATGCTCGTGGGCGCCGGCGCTCCTCCGCCGGATGGATCAGCTCTACTACTCGTGGAAGGCCGGTGCGATTGGAGAGATCGACGTCGCGAAGGACCCGGCGCTCAAGGAGCCTCCGAGTTTCTATGCGCGGCGCAACTGTTGGTACGGGGCGAGTTTTCCGGGGCCGCGGGAGGTCGAGGGGCGAGACTTCGTGGGCAAGGACAAGATCCTGTGGGGCAACGACTATCCCCATCACGAGGGAAGCTATCCTTACTCGCGGGAGAACATGCGTCTCGCCTTCTCCCAAGTTCCCGAGGACGAGGTCCGCATGATGCTCGGGGAGAATGCGGCCAAGCTTTACAACTTCGACCTCGACGCTTTGCGGCAGGAAGCCAACGAGGCCAACATCACTCCCGATCTCGTGGCGACGCCTCTCGACGAGATCCCCGAGGACTCGACGTGCCTGGCGTTTCTGCGGGTACGCGCGGAGCAGGCGGCGAAGAGCAAGGCGGCGCGGAGGTGA
- a CDS encoding enoyl-CoA hydratase-related protein produces MPLTAVLLDDPAPGVRRVTLNRPEKRNALNHVLRGEIITALEEADRDPDVRVSILRGAGASFSAGYDLGGGNTGQEEPWFTAEGEGHWPRHVTQGWFSIWDLAKPVIAQVHGYCLAGGSELATCCDLVYMAEDGEMGYPAVRFGVPDNHFHPWFVGMRKAMDMMLTGDSINGIEAARLGWANEAFPAEELEAKVLAKAERIAAMPQDLVQLNKRVVHRQMEIMGLRTGIRAGSELCALGIHSKTTRSFVTKLQEKGVTQAAQERDEVFGDYRTRRK; encoded by the coding sequence ATGCCACTGACAGCTGTTTTGCTCGATGACCCTGCGCCGGGTGTGCGGCGTGTCACGCTGAACCGCCCCGAGAAGCGGAACGCCCTCAACCACGTGTTGCGCGGCGAGATCATCACCGCTCTCGAAGAAGCAGACCGCGATCCGGACGTTCGCGTCTCGATCCTGCGGGGCGCTGGCGCGAGCTTCTCCGCCGGGTACGACCTCGGTGGTGGGAACACCGGACAGGAGGAGCCGTGGTTCACGGCGGAGGGGGAGGGGCATTGGCCGCGACACGTGACGCAGGGCTGGTTCTCGATCTGGGATCTCGCGAAGCCGGTGATCGCCCAGGTGCACGGCTACTGCCTGGCTGGGGGAAGCGAGCTCGCCACGTGCTGTGACCTGGTCTACATGGCCGAGGACGGGGAGATGGGCTACCCCGCGGTCCGCTTCGGTGTGCCCGACAACCACTTCCACCCTTGGTTCGTCGGGATGCGGAAGGCAATGGACATGATGCTGACCGGCGACTCGATCAACGGAATCGAGGCGGCGCGACTCGGGTGGGCGAATGAGGCGTTTCCCGCAGAAGAGCTCGAGGCGAAGGTGCTCGCGAAGGCGGAGCGCATCGCGGCCATGCCGCAGGATCTCGTTCAGCTCAACAAGCGTGTCGTGCACCGACAGATGGAGATCATGGGGCTGCGCACGGGCATTCGAGCCGGCTCGGAGCTCTGCGCTCTCGGCATCCACTCGAAGACGACGCGCAGCTTCGTCACGAAACTCCAGGAGAAGGGTGTCACCCAGGCGGCGCAGGAGCGGGACGAAGTTTTCGGCGACTATCGAACGCGTCGCAAGTGA